The following proteins come from a genomic window of Tindallia californiensis:
- the sfsA gene encoding DNA/RNA nuclease SfsA produces MRYEKVVKGEFIKRPNRFIAHVLIDGREEVVHIKNTSRCRELLIPGVKVYLEDKREVPGRKTGYSVISVYKDDVLVNIDSQAPNTVIAEALENNKIDGFLNFSLLKREVTYGKSRFDIFMEREKEKIFIEVKGVTLENSGVSAFPDAPTERGVKHVKELEGAVAEGYRGVIFFLIKMQKPDLFKLNWKMDPAFAEAVCKAQSKGVEVLAYDSLVTPEEIFIGKKLPINLQPW; encoded by the coding sequence GTGCGGTATGAAAAAGTAGTTAAAGGTGAATTTATCAAAAGACCGAACCGTTTTATTGCTCACGTATTGATTGATGGCAGAGAAGAAGTTGTACATATAAAGAACACCTCCCGGTGTCGAGAGTTGCTGATACCAGGGGTTAAAGTCTACTTAGAGGATAAAAGAGAAGTGCCGGGTAGAAAAACTGGATATTCTGTGATTAGTGTATACAAGGATGATGTGCTTGTTAACATTGATTCCCAAGCTCCTAATACTGTTATAGCTGAAGCACTTGAAAATAATAAGATAGATGGATTTTTGAATTTTTCTTTACTAAAGAGAGAAGTTACTTATGGAAAGTCACGTTTTGATATTTTTATGGAAAGAGAAAAAGAAAAGATTTTCATTGAAGTAAAAGGGGTTACATTGGAAAATAGTGGGGTTTCGGCATTTCCGGATGCACCTACCGAGAGAGGTGTGAAACACGTAAAGGAATTGGAAGGTGCCGTTGCAGAAGGGTATAGAGGGGTGATATTTTTTCTGATTAAAATGCAAAAACCGGATCTTTTCAAATTAAACTGGAAAATGGATCCGGCCTTTGCGGAGGCAGTATGCAAAGCTCAATCTAAAGGGGTCGAGGTGTTAGCCTATGATTCACTGGTTACCCCTGAAGAAATCTTCATTGGAAAAAAATTGCCTATTAATTTACAGCCTTGGTGA
- a CDS encoding methyl-accepting chemotaxis protein codes for MHRTSIRKKILLGFFTITLILIALGGFSFMQLSAIQDELRDLLEEQMDLYRINNELAFTIAERSSHISNFVLTGDEFYLNQFIRVSSTSDSLERELLEISGTPEDEKFVERSQAWRRIATAEVVPMYNTGRYDDAIEVITNRMGPEGNTLMIYARNMANERQENVQFIGAEVVNTQEEIRKMVIASIGFAIIVSIILAFVISNSIIRPLKKLVDLVHIVAQGDLTQQVEVKSTDEIGHLAKAINQMVDNLKGLIKSSSSISGQVASTSERLAASSEEAAATSQEVSRTIEEVSRATEEQSSAVETSNQNLEQIAENMLQVSESIEQVQNASTHTQDSAKNGRKASREAVSKMNEILSSSKETMVVVKELDQASTEIVNIVESIHSISGQTNLLALNAAIEAARAGEAGRGFAVVAEEIRKLAEETSQSSSRIAKIIERIQSQIKGAVFSMENNSLQVEDGTEMVHSASSLFESISDEVSTISEGINHVTLLVQKVTNNSQEVVNSFQNMSAISEETAASSQEVSASAQQQNSVVDEIADSASSLAALANDLQNAISIFKV; via the coding sequence ATGCATAGGACTAGCATCCGAAAAAAAATACTTCTAGGTTTTTTTACCATCACTTTGATTTTAATTGCTTTAGGCGGTTTTAGTTTTATGCAGCTTAGTGCCATCCAGGACGAACTCAGGGATTTATTAGAGGAGCAAATGGATCTTTATCGAATTAATAACGAATTAGCATTCACCATAGCTGAAAGAAGTTCTCACATAAGCAACTTTGTCTTGACCGGTGATGAATTTTATCTCAATCAATTTATTCGTGTTTCAAGTACCAGCGACTCTCTAGAGCGTGAACTATTAGAAATTTCAGGCACTCCGGAAGATGAAAAGTTTGTCGAAAGAAGTCAGGCCTGGCGACGGATTGCCACCGCCGAAGTTGTGCCAATGTATAATACAGGAAGGTATGATGATGCCATCGAAGTGATTACTAACCGTATGGGGCCAGAGGGTAATACGTTGATGATTTACGCCCGTAATATGGCAAATGAACGACAAGAAAATGTTCAATTCATTGGCGCTGAGGTAGTCAATACCCAGGAGGAAATTCGCAAAATGGTCATTGCTTCCATTGGATTTGCTATTATTGTCTCTATTATCCTTGCTTTTGTCATTTCCAACAGTATCATTCGCCCTCTAAAAAAATTAGTCGATTTAGTTCATATAGTTGCTCAAGGTGATCTGACTCAGCAAGTTGAAGTAAAGAGCACTGATGAAATTGGTCACTTGGCAAAAGCTATTAATCAAATGGTCGATAATCTTAAAGGTCTTATTAAATCCAGCAGTTCTATATCAGGCCAGGTTGCCAGCACCAGCGAAAGATTAGCAGCCTCTTCAGAAGAAGCGGCTGCCACCTCACAAGAAGTTTCACGAACTATTGAAGAAGTCTCCAGAGCTACCGAAGAACAATCCTCTGCTGTTGAAACCAGTAATCAAAACCTGGAGCAAATTGCCGAAAATATGCTCCAGGTTTCTGAAAGCATTGAACAGGTACAAAACGCTTCTACTCACACACAAGATTCAGCTAAAAATGGTCGAAAAGCATCAAGAGAAGCGGTATCAAAAATGAATGAAATTCTTTCTTCCTCTAAAGAAACCATGGTAGTTGTCAAAGAACTTGATCAAGCTTCCACGGAAATAGTTAACATTGTTGAAAGTATTCATTCGATTTCTGGGCAAACAAATTTATTAGCCTTAAACGCAGCTATTGAAGCAGCCCGTGCAGGAGAAGCCGGCCGTGGATTTGCCGTAGTAGCCGAAGAAATAAGAAAATTAGCAGAAGAAACTTCCCAGTCCTCCAGTCGTATCGCAAAGATTATAGAAAGGATCCAATCACAAATCAAAGGTGCCGTTTTTTCGATGGAAAATAACAGCCTGCAAGTAGAAGATGGAACTGAAATGGTTCATAGTGCCAGCAGTCTTTTTGAAAGTATCTCTGACGAAGTATCCACCATTTCAGAGGGAATTAATCATGTCACTCTATTGGTACAAAAAGTTACAAACAACAGCCAGGAAGTAGTCAACAGCTTTCAAAACATGTCGGCTATATCAGAAGAAACAGCTGCCTCTTCACAAGAGGTTTCTGCTAGCGCACAACAACAAAACTCTGTTGTTGATGAAATAGCGGATTCAGCTAGCAGTCTTGCGGCTTTAGCCAATGACCTTCAAAATGCAATTTCTATTTTTAAGGTCTAA
- a CDS encoding glycosyltransferase family 2 protein, whose product MKKPHISIVVPMYNESEVAETCYQRLKAVMEQYQEEFRHELIFVNDGSMDDTLSIIKALAKEDDCLRVINFARNFGHQIAVTAGIHRATGDAVVVIDADMQDPPELIPDMVAQWKEGYHVVYGQRQKREGETWFKLATAKGFYRILNKMTEVVIPMDTGDFRLIDRKVVDVFKNMPERSRFIRGMVSWIGFKQKALLYERKERFAGESKYPLHKMLKLAADGILAFSGKPVEWIRNSGLVITGISKMMFFIWLILLLLGDASLLFYNGWHSVLGILIGIQLLAMGILGEYLLRVYDEVRNRPLYIIDEEIPARKARTGPRDWEQKTFGKIDMEAD is encoded by the coding sequence ATGAAAAAACCGCATATCTCGATTGTTGTTCCTATGTATAATGAAAGTGAAGTAGCAGAAACTTGCTATCAGCGTCTTAAGGCAGTGATGGAACAATACCAGGAAGAATTTAGGCATGAACTGATTTTTGTGAATGATGGCAGCATGGATGATACGTTGTCTATTATTAAAGCCTTAGCGAAAGAAGACGATTGCCTGAGAGTAATCAACTTTGCCAGAAACTTTGGTCACCAGATTGCTGTAACAGCAGGTATTCATCGTGCTACCGGAGATGCTGTTGTTGTTATTGATGCTGATATGCAAGACCCTCCAGAACTAATTCCGGATATGGTTGCTCAGTGGAAAGAAGGCTACCATGTTGTTTATGGACAGCGGCAGAAGCGAGAAGGAGAAACCTGGTTCAAGCTGGCTACAGCGAAAGGCTTTTACCGTATTCTTAACAAGATGACAGAAGTGGTCATACCTATGGATACAGGCGATTTTCGTTTAATAGATCGAAAAGTAGTAGATGTCTTTAAAAATATGCCAGAACGAAGTCGTTTTATTCGTGGAATGGTGAGCTGGATAGGATTTAAACAAAAAGCCTTGCTCTATGAACGAAAAGAACGATTTGCAGGAGAAAGTAAATATCCATTACATAAGATGCTGAAGCTGGCAGCCGATGGAATTTTAGCTTTTTCCGGCAAGCCTGTAGAATGGATCCGTAATAGTGGTTTGGTGATTACAGGAATATCAAAAATGATGTTTTTTATATGGTTGATTCTATTGCTTTTGGGAGATGCCTCCTTGCTGTTTTATAATGGCTGGCATAGTGTTTTAGGGATTCTTATAGGCATACAGTTACTGGCGATGGGAATACTGGGTGAATATTTACTTCGGGTTTATGATGAAGTAAGAAATCGACCACTATACATTATAGATGAAGAAATACCTGCAAGGAAGGCTCGCACAGGACCAAGAGACTGGGAGCAAAAGACTTTTGGCAAAATCGATATGGAAGCCGACTAA
- the hisZ gene encoding ATP phosphoribosyltransferase regulatory subunit, whose product MDKRKVFLPQGVQDLLIDDCLLRRKMEDHLMETFNQWGYMEVSSPTLEYYDLFTKPPMLADGDNMFKMIDTNGKILVMRPDCTIPIARMVATKMKNFVYPLKLCYVENVYRIDKEQSDQKREFRQAGVELFGVSSVKGDAEILVTAIESLKSMGLENLTVELGHMKFLGAIFDSLQLDKELKHQLLRLLEEKNIIGIKEMTEMYGIDQEMAQLLIRLPRMFGTPQEVLSEAKKYYLTKEMEEALEELQRTIEMVQKYGLGECLGIDLGMVSQLEYYTGITFKGFTKDLGAVILSGGRYDKLLGKFGMDCTATGFAIVVNKLTKALKIQGNVDVPRRKHILILDSQYRAGAVKEAVDALRQGGNIVEFCMLKDHEEIREYMERRQVDELVRIHVDGQIENISIHENSENR is encoded by the coding sequence GTGGATAAAAGAAAAGTTTTCTTGCCACAAGGTGTGCAGGACTTATTGATAGATGATTGTTTGTTGCGAAGAAAAATGGAAGATCATTTAATGGAAACCTTTAACCAATGGGGCTATATGGAAGTTAGCAGTCCGACCTTGGAGTACTATGACTTATTTACAAAACCGCCTATGTTAGCGGACGGAGACAATATGTTTAAGATGATTGATACCAACGGAAAAATTTTGGTGATGCGGCCAGACTGTACGATTCCGATCGCTAGGATGGTTGCAACTAAAATGAAAAATTTTGTTTATCCATTAAAGCTATGCTATGTAGAAAATGTGTATCGAATTGATAAAGAACAATCAGATCAGAAACGGGAATTTAGACAGGCGGGTGTTGAACTGTTTGGGGTTTCCTCTGTTAAAGGAGATGCCGAAATACTTGTCACAGCCATCGAGTCTCTAAAATCCATGGGGTTAGAAAATTTAACCGTAGAATTAGGGCATATGAAATTCCTAGGTGCTATCTTTGATTCTCTTCAACTAGATAAAGAGCTAAAGCATCAATTGCTTCGATTGCTGGAAGAAAAAAATATTATAGGTATTAAAGAAATGACAGAAATGTATGGTATAGACCAGGAAATGGCACAGCTTTTAATAAGGCTTCCTCGCATGTTTGGAACCCCGCAGGAGGTTTTGTCAGAAGCAAAGAAATACTATTTAACAAAAGAAATGGAAGAAGCCTTAGAAGAACTTCAAAGAACTATTGAAATGGTTCAGAAATATGGTTTAGGCGAATGTTTGGGGATAGATTTAGGAATGGTAAGCCAACTGGAATATTATACAGGGATTACTTTCAAAGGGTTTACGAAAGATTTAGGGGCGGTTATTCTTAGTGGAGGTCGATATGATAAATTGTTGGGGAAATTTGGCATGGACTGTACAGCTACCGGCTTTGCTATTGTTGTTAATAAACTGACAAAGGCTCTTAAAATACAAGGAAATGTAGATGTGCCCCGTCGAAAACATATTCTTATCTTGGATAGTCAGTACAGAGCAGGAGCTGTTAAAGAAGCGGTAGATGCTTTACGACAGGGTGGTAATATTGTCGAATTTTGTATGCTGAAAGATCATGAGGAAATTCGGGAATATATGGAACGTCGCCAGGTAGATGAATTGGTCCGCATTCATGTAGATGGTCAGATAGAAAATATTTCTATCCATGAAAACTCGGAGAATAGATAA
- a CDS encoding glycosyltransferase family 39 protein: MNVKAEYFEQIKGWVSKWPLHPLIQGGCGLFALLIIMLGVFQRGPEVLKYPATFLLIYSLLLAGLWIGVSAIIERFTWLQKPFVFPAAVTGLAFVPRYLWIRLVETTPMWDFARYYHYAISIVNGNPEAIADIRGVFPHLTGYPLILSYVFRFFGTEVAIARWFNLICTLLTILLVYQLGKVMFSPKAGRIAAIMVALWPGQIFYISVLAAEHLFTMQLLFVLLLFCYMVKGEPSGKSFGWAIATGVMLTMAHIVRPVASLLFPAFFLYLLIAPASKGSVLTNETEGRPGCCDRKVLFRRASLLVVIVFIFWGTLQGLNRIYEPQVQVPLGKTGAGFNLYVGTNKDFQGMWNAEDWEIIEEFQYDFDRIHQEAWDRGMERIQEDYTEFLLLAEQKFSIQWAVSEYGLYWGLLGTDRVTAVSLWAEEYRQELQIASQVFYLSLFWLILLNARKEIKKFQATPADLIGILFFGFIAMHTLIEVQSRYHHSLIPLFILLAVGPLKIEKIPSLKQK, from the coding sequence ATGAATGTAAAAGCAGAGTATTTTGAACAAATCAAAGGCTGGGTTTCAAAATGGCCGCTGCACCCTCTTATTCAAGGGGGGTGCGGTCTTTTTGCCTTGTTGATTATTATGTTGGGGGTTTTTCAACGAGGTCCGGAAGTACTAAAATATCCCGCCACCTTTTTATTAATATATTCATTGCTGCTGGCTGGTTTATGGATAGGGGTGTCAGCCATTATAGAAAGATTTACATGGTTGCAAAAGCCTTTTGTTTTTCCGGCAGCTGTCACAGGCCTTGCTTTTGTTCCTCGTTATCTATGGATAAGACTAGTAGAGACAACACCTATGTGGGATTTTGCCAGATACTATCATTATGCTATATCGATCGTTAATGGCAATCCAGAAGCAATCGCTGACATTCGAGGCGTATTTCCTCATCTGACTGGGTATCCACTGATTCTTTCCTATGTATTTCGCTTTTTTGGAACAGAAGTGGCGATTGCTCGTTGGTTTAACCTTATTTGCACACTGCTGACCATTCTGCTAGTATATCAGCTGGGTAAGGTGATGTTTTCACCTAAGGCAGGAAGAATAGCGGCAATCATGGTTGCTTTATGGCCGGGCCAGATATTTTACATATCCGTATTAGCCGCCGAACATCTATTTACGATGCAGTTACTGTTCGTCTTGTTGCTGTTTTGTTATATGGTTAAAGGAGAGCCTAGCGGAAAATCCTTTGGATGGGCGATTGCTACAGGAGTAATGCTGACAATGGCACATATTGTAAGGCCTGTTGCTTCTTTGTTATTTCCGGCTTTTTTTCTATACTTACTAATTGCTCCTGCATCAAAAGGATCTGTTTTGACAAATGAAACAGAGGGAAGGCCAGGATGTTGTGACCGAAAAGTACTTTTTCGAAGAGCTTCCTTATTGGTAGTCATTGTATTTATATTTTGGGGGACTTTGCAGGGTTTAAATCGGATCTATGAGCCACAGGTACAAGTACCACTGGGAAAAACCGGTGCTGGTTTTAATCTTTATGTAGGTACCAATAAAGATTTTCAAGGAATGTGGAATGCGGAAGATTGGGAAATAATAGAGGAATTTCAATACGATTTTGACAGGATACATCAAGAAGCTTGGGATCGAGGAATGGAAAGAATACAGGAAGACTATACCGAGTTTCTTTTGCTGGCTGAACAAAAATTTTCTATTCAATGGGCTGTTTCGGAATATGGTCTTTACTGGGGATTGTTGGGAACAGACAGAGTGACAGCGGTCAGCCTCTGGGCAGAAGAATATCGACAAGAACTTCAAATAGCATCCCAAGTTTTTTATTTAAGTCTTTTTTGGTTGATTTTGCTGAATGCACGAAAAGAAATAAAGAAGTTCCAGGCTACTCCTGCTGATTTGATAGGAATCCTTTTTTTTGGATTTATTGCGATGCACACGTTAATAGAAGTTCAGTCTCGTTACCATCACAGCCTTATTCCTTTGTTTATTCTATTAGCAGTAGGACCATTAAAGATAGAAAAAATACCGTCTTTGAAGCAAAAATGA
- a CDS encoding GtrA family protein — translation MSLEEKIRHYSLYIIFGVITTVVNLVVFRIFLEVGLHYTVSATIAFVIAVLTAYYTNKTWVFGSQTKGVKNVWKELVSFFSARIFTYFVDIAGLLLLVEALRQDPFLSKLLMNIVVVILNYILSRWVVFKAKQEY, via the coding sequence ATGTCTTTAGAGGAAAAAATCCGGCATTACAGCTTATACATTATTTTCGGTGTTATAACAACAGTGGTGAATTTGGTCGTTTTCAGGATCTTTCTTGAAGTGGGGCTTCATTATACGGTGAGTGCTACGATTGCATTTGTTATCGCTGTACTGACCGCATACTATACGAATAAAACCTGGGTTTTTGGGAGTCAGACAAAAGGCGTAAAAAATGTATGGAAAGAACTTGTCAGTTTCTTTAGTGCTCGTATATTTACGTATTTTGTTGATATAGCCGGATTGTTGTTATTAGTGGAAGCCTTGAGGCAAGATCCTTTTCTTAGCAAACTGCTAATGAACATTGTGGTAGTGATATTAAACTATATTCTTAGCCGCTGGGTAGTATTTAAAGCAAAGCAGGAATATTGA
- the cysK gene encoding cysteine synthase A, protein MIVHTVSELVGKTPIVKLSRKGRENMATIFVKLEFQNPGGSVKDRIALSMIEALEEEKKITENTLLVEPTSGNTGIGLAMIAAAKGYQLTLVMPDTMTIERRKILKAYGADLVLTEGSKGMKGAIEKANEIVSTHANAIIPGQFINPANPAVHYKTTGPEIWNDLNGQVDAFIAGVGTGGTITGAGRYLREKNPSIQLVAVEPSDSPVLSGGEPGPHKIQGIGAGFVPEIMDTRLLSRIVQITTEEAIETARKVAREEGLLLGISSGAAIAAAFKIAKNMDPNQHLVVMTASNGERYLSTPLYDID, encoded by the coding sequence ATGATTGTCCATACCGTTAGTGAGTTAGTCGGCAAAACACCAATAGTCAAGCTTAGCCGCAAGGGTCGAGAAAACATGGCAACTATTTTTGTAAAGCTGGAATTTCAAAATCCTGGTGGTTCTGTAAAAGACCGAATCGCCCTAAGCATGATCGAAGCACTTGAAGAGGAAAAAAAAATCACAGAAAACACCCTGCTCGTCGAACCAACCAGCGGAAACACAGGCATTGGTCTTGCAATGATCGCCGCTGCTAAAGGCTATCAACTAACCCTTGTTATGCCTGATACCATGACTATTGAACGAAGAAAAATTTTAAAGGCTTACGGAGCTGATCTTGTTCTTACAGAAGGTTCTAAGGGAATGAAGGGAGCTATTGAAAAAGCAAATGAAATAGTCAGCACCCATGCTAATGCAATCATCCCTGGACAGTTTATCAATCCAGCCAATCCAGCTGTTCATTATAAAACTACAGGTCCTGAAATCTGGAATGATCTTAACGGACAAGTCGATGCGTTTATTGCCGGCGTAGGAACAGGTGGTACCATTACAGGTGCTGGCCGCTATTTAAGAGAAAAAAACCCTTCTATTCAACTAGTTGCTGTTGAACCTTCTGATTCACCGGTTTTGTCTGGTGGAGAACCTGGTCCTCATAAAATCCAAGGAATCGGAGCTGGTTTTGTTCCTGAAATTATGGATACTCGCTTACTTAGCCGTATCGTTCAGATTACCACGGAAGAAGCAATAGAAACAGCTCGAAAAGTCGCCCGCGAAGAAGGCTTGTTGCTGGGAATTTCTTCAGGAGCTGCCATTGCTGCGGCCTTCAAAATAGCTAAAAATATGGACCCTAATCAACATCTAGTTGTCATGACAGCCAGCAATGGTGAACGCTATTTAAGCACTCCGCTTTATGATATTGATTAA
- the galU gene encoding UTP--glucose-1-phosphate uridylyltransferase GalU has product MKVNKAIIPAAGLGTRFLPATKAQPKEMLPIVDKPTLQYIIEEAVDSGIEEILIITGRNKQSIEDHFDKSIELELELEKKGKDDLLQIVKNISDMVNIHYIRQKEPKGLGHAIYCAKSFIGNEPFAVMLGDDIVDAKTPCLQQMTSVYNEYKTTILGVQEVPRSEVDKYGIVNGKSIEDNVYKVKDLIEKPAIEEAPTNIAILGRYIISPSIFSILEHTKPGKGGEIQLTDALKTLARQEAMYAYIFEGKRYDVGDKMGFLQATVEFALKREDLKEPFKQYLKEFTKEL; this is encoded by the coding sequence ATGAAAGTGAATAAAGCGATTATTCCAGCCGCAGGTCTTGGAACAAGATTTTTGCCTGCAACAAAGGCTCAGCCTAAGGAAATGTTGCCAATTGTTGATAAGCCAACATTACAATATATAATAGAAGAGGCTGTAGATTCAGGTATTGAAGAAATTTTGATTATAACAGGAAGAAATAAGCAGTCGATTGAAGACCACTTTGATAAGTCCATTGAGCTGGAGCTGGAGTTAGAAAAAAAAGGAAAAGATGACCTGCTTCAAATTGTAAAAAATATTTCGGATATGGTGAATATCCACTATATCCGTCAAAAAGAACCGAAAGGCCTGGGACATGCTATTTATTGTGCCAAAAGCTTTATCGGCAACGAACCTTTTGCGGTGATGCTAGGTGACGATATTGTGGATGCTAAAACGCCCTGTCTTCAACAGATGACTTCTGTTTACAATGAATACAAAACAACGATTCTTGGAGTTCAGGAAGTCCCGAGATCAGAGGTGGACAAATATGGAATCGTGAATGGAAAAAGCATTGAAGATAATGTTTATAAAGTGAAAGATTTGATAGAAAAACCAGCGATAGAAGAAGCTCCTACGAATATCGCTATATTGGGACGGTATATTATTAGCCCTAGCATTTTTAGCATTCTGGAACATACAAAACCTGGAAAGGGAGGCGAGATTCAGCTGACGGATGCGTTAAAAACCTTAGCTCGCCAAGAAGCGATGTATGCTTATATCTTTGAAGGGAAACGATACGATGTAGGCGATAAAATGGGTTTTTTACAGGCGACGGTAGAATTTGCGCTCAAAAGAGAAGACTTAAAAGAACCCTTTAAGCAGTACCTTAAAGAATTTACAAAAGAACTCTAA